One stretch of Eupeodes corollae chromosome 2, idEupCoro1.1, whole genome shotgun sequence DNA includes these proteins:
- the LOC129945912 gene encoding neural/ectodermal development factor IMP-L2 isoform X1, which translates to MILKMNKPVLIIALLICGALDAQSRAIDDLDNNSIEDERPRPRNPAPDGFRKVSMPPPEIMQKLGTPVEIVCEIGGSPAPTIQWVAGHESLPEMDSFEMNTLIESSPSEIVNVRSVHVIDHILSEPKVFTCVGRSGSKIVYGSTTVYPPTESKELIHFGNKALARPRKPIITFNHVTHIDFIGTNVVLPCKAYARPHAELFWMGKEGLITEQSNRFKILDSGELLISNLKWEDMGTYKCVARNSVGKAVAETFVYPLLRD; encoded by the exons atgatactG aaaatgaatAAACCCGTGTTAATAATAGCGCTGCTAATTTGTGGGGCTTTAGATGCCCAAAGCCGAGCAATCGATGACCTAGACAACAATTCGATTGAAGATGAAAGGCCAAGGCCACGCAATCCGGCACCGGATGGCTTTAGGAAGGTTAGCATGCCACCACCGGAAATAATGCAAAAGCTTGGCACACCGGTTGAGATAGTGTGTGAAATTGGCGGTTCACCGGCTCCAACGATACAATGGGTTGCCGGGCATGAGTCATTGCCTGAAATGGACAGTTTCGAGATGAATACGTTGATTGAATCAAGTCCCAGTGAGATTGTTAATGTGCGATCGGTGCATGTTATCGATCATATTTTGAGCGAACCGAAAGTCTTCACCTGTGTTGGCAGATCCGGATCGAAGATTGTTTATGGCTCGACCACCGTGTATCCCCCAACGGAGTCCAAGGAATTGATCCACTTCGGAAACAAGGCTTTGGCTAGGCCCAGGAAACCCATCATCACTTTCAATCATGTGACGCATATCGATTTCATTGGAACAAATGTTGTTCTGCCATGTAAAGCCTATGCAAGGCCACATGCTGAGCTCTTCTGGATGGGCAAGGAAGGCCTGATTACCGAGCAGAGTAACCGATTCAAG attCTTGATTCTGGAGAACTATTAATATCTAACCTCAAATGGGAGGATATGGGAACATACAAGTGTGTAGCTCGAAATTCCGTGGGTAAAGCTGTAGCGGAGACGTTCGTCTATCCATTACTT AGGGATTaa
- the LOC129945912 gene encoding neural/ectodermal development factor IMP-L2 isoform X2: protein MSQKMNKPVLIIALLICGALDAQSRAIDDLDNNSIEDERPRPRNPAPDGFRKVSMPPPEIMQKLGTPVEIVCEIGGSPAPTIQWVAGHESLPEMDSFEMNTLIESSPSEIVNVRSVHVIDHILSEPKVFTCVGRSGSKIVYGSTTVYPPTESKELIHFGNKALARPRKPIITFNHVTHIDFIGTNVVLPCKAYARPHAELFWMGKEGLITEQSNRFKILDSGELLISNLKWEDMGTYKCVARNSVGKAVAETFVYPLLRD from the exons aaaatgaatAAACCCGTGTTAATAATAGCGCTGCTAATTTGTGGGGCTTTAGATGCCCAAAGCCGAGCAATCGATGACCTAGACAACAATTCGATTGAAGATGAAAGGCCAAGGCCACGCAATCCGGCACCGGATGGCTTTAGGAAGGTTAGCATGCCACCACCGGAAATAATGCAAAAGCTTGGCACACCGGTTGAGATAGTGTGTGAAATTGGCGGTTCACCGGCTCCAACGATACAATGGGTTGCCGGGCATGAGTCATTGCCTGAAATGGACAGTTTCGAGATGAATACGTTGATTGAATCAAGTCCCAGTGAGATTGTTAATGTGCGATCGGTGCATGTTATCGATCATATTTTGAGCGAACCGAAAGTCTTCACCTGTGTTGGCAGATCCGGATCGAAGATTGTTTATGGCTCGACCACCGTGTATCCCCCAACGGAGTCCAAGGAATTGATCCACTTCGGAAACAAGGCTTTGGCTAGGCCCAGGAAACCCATCATCACTTTCAATCATGTGACGCATATCGATTTCATTGGAACAAATGTTGTTCTGCCATGTAAAGCCTATGCAAGGCCACATGCTGAGCTCTTCTGGATGGGCAAGGAAGGCCTGATTACCGAGCAGAGTAACCGATTCAAG attCTTGATTCTGGAGAACTATTAATATCTAACCTCAAATGGGAGGATATGGGAACATACAAGTGTGTAGCTCGAAATTCCGTGGGTAAAGCTGTAGCGGAGACGTTCGTCTATCCATTACTT AGGGATTaa
- the LOC129945912 gene encoding neural/ectodermal development factor IMP-L2 isoform X3, with the protein MNKPVLIIALLICGALDAQSRAIDDLDNNSIEDERPRPRNPAPDGFRKVSMPPPEIMQKLGTPVEIVCEIGGSPAPTIQWVAGHESLPEMDSFEMNTLIESSPSEIVNVRSVHVIDHILSEPKVFTCVGRSGSKIVYGSTTVYPPTESKELIHFGNKALARPRKPIITFNHVTHIDFIGTNVVLPCKAYARPHAELFWMGKEGLITEQSNRFKILDSGELLISNLKWEDMGTYKCVARNSVGKAVAETFVYPLLRD; encoded by the exons atgaatAAACCCGTGTTAATAATAGCGCTGCTAATTTGTGGGGCTTTAGATGCCCAAAGCCGAGCAATCGATGACCTAGACAACAATTCGATTGAAGATGAAAGGCCAAGGCCACGCAATCCGGCACCGGATGGCTTTAGGAAGGTTAGCATGCCACCACCGGAAATAATGCAAAAGCTTGGCACACCGGTTGAGATAGTGTGTGAAATTGGCGGTTCACCGGCTCCAACGATACAATGGGTTGCCGGGCATGAGTCATTGCCTGAAATGGACAGTTTCGAGATGAATACGTTGATTGAATCAAGTCCCAGTGAGATTGTTAATGTGCGATCGGTGCATGTTATCGATCATATTTTGAGCGAACCGAAAGTCTTCACCTGTGTTGGCAGATCCGGATCGAAGATTGTTTATGGCTCGACCACCGTGTATCCCCCAACGGAGTCCAAGGAATTGATCCACTTCGGAAACAAGGCTTTGGCTAGGCCCAGGAAACCCATCATCACTTTCAATCATGTGACGCATATCGATTTCATTGGAACAAATGTTGTTCTGCCATGTAAAGCCTATGCAAGGCCACATGCTGAGCTCTTCTGGATGGGCAAGGAAGGCCTGATTACCGAGCAGAGTAACCGATTCAAG attCTTGATTCTGGAGAACTATTAATATCTAACCTCAAATGGGAGGATATGGGAACATACAAGTGTGTAGCTCGAAATTCCGTGGGTAAAGCTGTAGCGGAGACGTTCGTCTATCCATTACTT AGGGATTaa